Proteins from one Bacillota bacterium genomic window:
- a CDS encoding alanine racemase, whose protein sequence is MKEPSRPVWAEISIANAAHNVAALKRLIGSDCQLMAVVKANAYGHGDLEIARTALA, encoded by the coding sequence ATGAAAGAGCCCTCAAGACCGGTTTGGGCTGAAATTAGTATTGCAAACGCAGCACACAATGTAGCAGCATTGAAGCGGTTAATTGGCTCCGACTGCCAGTTGATGGCTGTGGTAAAGGCCAATGCTTACGGCCATGGAGATCTTGAGATAGCGCGAACCGCTCTAGCCC